A part of Pseudomonas lutea genomic DNA contains:
- a CDS encoding YifB family Mg chelatase-like AAA ATPase — protein sequence MSLAIVLSRAQVGVEAPAVTVETHLANGLPSLTLVGLPEGAVKESKDRVRSALLNCRLEYPARRITLNLAPADLPKDGGRFDLAIALGLLAASAQVPTLALEGIECLGELALSGAIRAVQGVLPAALAAREAGHTLIVPAVNAEEACLASGLKVIAVSHLLELVSHLNGHTVIAPYKSNGLILQTQPYPDLSEVQGQTAAKRALLVAAAGAHNLLFSGPPGTGKTLLASRLPGLLPPLNELEALEVAAIQSVASHAPLTSWPQRPFRQPHHSASGPALVGGGSRPQPGEITLAHHGVLFLDELPEFDRRVLEVLREPLESGHIVISRARDRVRFPARFQLVAAMNPCPCGYHGEPTGRCRCSTDQIQRYRNKLSGPLLDRIDLHLTVARETTSLAGAQGTKGESARAAEAVSEARQRQERRQGCANAFLDLPALRQHCALLPEDEAWLEIACERLNLSLRAAHRLLKVARTLADLEKVDAIARCHIAEALQYRPSSN from the coding sequence ATGTCCCTCGCGATTGTTCTGAGCCGCGCCCAAGTTGGCGTGGAAGCGCCCGCCGTGACCGTCGAAACCCATCTCGCCAATGGCCTGCCGAGCCTGACGCTGGTGGGTCTGCCGGAGGGTGCGGTGAAGGAAAGCAAGGATCGGGTGCGCAGCGCCCTCCTCAACTGTCGGCTGGAATACCCGGCGCGACGGATCACGCTCAATCTCGCTCCCGCCGACTTACCCAAGGACGGCGGGCGATTTGATCTGGCCATTGCGCTTGGCTTGCTCGCCGCGAGCGCGCAGGTGCCCACGCTGGCCCTGGAAGGCATCGAGTGTCTTGGCGAGTTGGCGTTGTCGGGGGCGATTCGAGCCGTGCAAGGCGTGCTCCCGGCGGCGCTTGCCGCGCGGGAAGCCGGGCACACGCTGATCGTGCCGGCGGTAAATGCCGAGGAAGCGTGCCTGGCGTCAGGCCTGAAGGTAATCGCTGTCAGTCATCTGCTGGAGCTGGTGTCCCACCTGAACGGGCATACGGTCATCGCGCCTTATAAGTCCAATGGACTGATTCTACAGACGCAGCCTTATCCTGACTTAAGCGAGGTGCAAGGCCAGACCGCTGCCAAACGCGCGTTGTTGGTGGCCGCAGCCGGCGCACACAATCTTCTTTTCAGCGGACCGCCCGGCACTGGCAAAACGCTGCTAGCCAGCCGCCTGCCGGGGTTGTTGCCACCGTTGAATGAGCTCGAAGCACTGGAGGTCGCGGCAATTCAATCGGTCGCCAGTCATGCCCCTTTGACCAGTTGGCCCCAACGGCCTTTCAGGCAACCTCATCATTCGGCGTCGGGTCCTGCTCTGGTCGGAGGTGGCAGTCGTCCGCAACCCGGTGAGATCACCCTCGCGCACCACGGCGTGCTGTTTCTGGACGAGCTGCCGGAGTTTGACCGACGCGTGCTGGAGGTGCTGCGAGAGCCCCTTGAGTCTGGCCATATCGTGATTTCCCGGGCGAGGGATCGAGTGCGCTTCCCGGCGCGCTTCCAACTGGTCGCAGCGATGAACCCTTGCCCATGCGGGTACCACGGTGAGCCAACCGGGCGCTGCCGTTGCTCGACCGATCAGATTCAGCGTTACCGCAACAAGCTGTCCGGGCCGCTGCTCGACCGGATTGACCTGCATCTGACGGTCGCGCGTGAGACGACGTCGCTGGCAGGCGCGCAGGGCACCAAGGGTGAAAGCGCCCGCGCGGCTGAAGCAGTGTCTGAAGCCCGGCAGCGCCAGGAACGACGGCAGGGCTGCGCCAACGCATTTCTCGACCTGCCCGCGCTACGCCAACACTGCGCGCTGCTACCGGAAGACGAAGCCTGGCTCGAAATTGCCTGTGAGCGCCTCAACCTTTCCCTGCGCGCCGCACACCGTCTGCTGAAGGTTGCGAGAACGCTGGCGGATCTGGAGAAGGTGGACGCAATCGCCCGCTGCCACATTGCAGAGGCGCTGCAGTATCGGCCGTCGTCTAATTGA
- a CDS encoding methyl-accepting chemotaxis protein, whose product MGQALETMVSHIRTAAQEVSGRANALSGLSGGAYEGMEQQSGEITSMAGAVEEFSATALTIADNMGSTERMAQGNAQQTRIGRASMEEASASLEQIAGSLSSTATVIDTLGQRSQEIGGIVSVITSIAEQTNLLALNAAIEAARAGEQGRGFAVVADEVRSLASRTRQATDEISGMISSIQQETSNAINTMQQGNALMQEGLSRNAKVAAALATIDEQSRSAGEQFTSITTATQEQSNTATLLSANLQSIALANSEQREVVSNLAITAQELNSLAADLQKEVDRFR is encoded by the coding sequence ATGGGGCAGGCCCTGGAAACCATGGTTTCCCATATTCGCACCGCGGCGCAGGAAGTCAGCGGCCGCGCCAATGCCTTGTCCGGATTGTCGGGCGGGGCGTATGAAGGGATGGAACAGCAGTCCGGCGAGATCACCAGCATGGCCGGTGCGGTGGAGGAGTTCAGTGCCACGGCCCTGACGATCGCCGACAACATGGGCAGCACCGAACGCATGGCCCAGGGCAACGCCCAGCAGACACGCATCGGCCGCGCCTCGATGGAAGAGGCATCGGCCTCGCTGGAGCAGATTGCTGGCTCACTGAGCAGCACTGCGACGGTCATCGATACCCTGGGTCAACGCTCGCAAGAGATTGGTGGCATCGTCAGCGTGATCACCTCGATTGCCGAGCAAACCAACCTGCTGGCCCTGAACGCTGCCATTGAGGCAGCTCGTGCCGGTGAGCAGGGTCGTGGCTTTGCTGTGGTGGCGGATGAGGTGCGCAGCCTTGCCTCACGTACCCGTCAGGCCACTGACGAAATCTCCGGCATGATCAGCAGCATTCAGCAAGAGACCAGCAACGCCATTAACACCATGCAACAAGGCAATGCTTTGATGCAGGAAGGCTTGTCACGCAACGCCAAGGTCGCGGCGGCGCTGGCGACGATCGACGAACAAAGCCGCTCTGCCGGCGAACAGTTCACCTCCATCACCACGGCAACTCAGGAGCAAAGCAACACCGCGACCCTGCTCAGCGCCAACCTGCAAAGCATCGCGCTGGCCAACAGCGAACAGCGCGAAGTCGTGTCGAACCTGGCGATCACCGCGCAAGAGCTCAACTCTCTGGCGGCTGACTTGCAGAAGGAAGTGGATAGGTTTCGGTGA
- a CDS encoding type II toxin-antitoxin system RelE/ParE family toxin: protein MLRLEWTKYAKADLLAILEYIANHDANAARRFKEEVDLRIGHLPRHPRLYKTGREAGTREIVVAPNYLVVYAEAPTTVLILRVLHAAQQWPQPPRIEHRPR from the coding sequence GTGCTGAGACTTGAATGGACCAAGTATGCCAAAGCGGATTTGCTGGCGATTCTTGAATACATCGCGAACCATGACGCCAACGCAGCGCGGCGTTTCAAGGAGGAAGTCGATTTACGCATCGGCCACCTCCCTCGCCACCCCAGGCTTTATAAAACCGGTCGGGAAGCAGGCACCAGGGAGATTGTAGTGGCTCCGAACTACTTGGTTGTGTATGCCGAAGCCCCCACAACCGTTCTCATTCTTCGGGTTTTGCATGCTGCACAACAGTGGCCTCAGCCGCCCAGGATTGAACACCGGCCGCGCTGA
- a CDS encoding accessory factor UbiK family protein, whose amino-acid sequence MLAPKAFLDALSGHASRLFTGETPVPRSEFEAQFKALLQSGFSKLDLVSREEFDSQMIVLARTRARLEALEAKVAEMEAQLATQPHASGDEPQG is encoded by the coding sequence ATGCTCGCCCCCAAAGCCTTCCTCGACGCCCTGAGCGGCCACGCCTCCCGCCTCTTCACCGGCGAAACCCCTGTTCCTCGAAGCGAATTCGAAGCCCAGTTCAAGGCCCTGCTGCAAAGCGGGTTCAGCAAGCTGGATCTGGTTAGCCGGGAAGAATTCGACAGCCAGATGATCGTGCTCGCCCGCACCCGTGCCCGTCTTGAGGCACTGGAGGCGAAGGTGGCGGAAATGGAGGCGCAACTAGCGACGCAACCACACGCGTCGGGGGATGAGCCACAGGGTTGA
- a CDS encoding type II toxin-antitoxin system RelB/DinJ family antitoxin, translated as MTTQTSMLHVRIDQALKTEASETLANFGLTISDAVRILLTRVVREGGLPAGLGAHPDAYDQWFKAKVREAMDDSGPTHSHEDVMAAATELLERKRGAET; from the coding sequence ATGACAACCCAGACTTCAATGCTGCATGTCAGGATCGATCAGGCGCTTAAAACCGAGGCGTCGGAAACTTTGGCCAACTTCGGCCTGACAATCTCCGATGCCGTACGTATTTTACTCACGCGGGTCGTCCGAGAAGGCGGCCTGCCCGCAGGCCTTGGCGCGCACCCGGATGCTTACGATCAATGGTTTAAAGCCAAGGTGCGTGAAGCCATGGATGACTCGGGGCCGACGCACTCGCACGAGGACGTCATGGCTGCCGCCACAGAACTACTTGAAAGGAAGCGCGGTGCTGAGACTTGA